Within the Candidatus Bathyarchaeota archaeon genome, the region ATATACAATGAGATAAAGAAGCTGGGACGCGATTATGTTTCTATTTATAATACTACTGAGACTTTCTTTAATGAACACAGGGATTTCTTTGAAGAATTATTGAAAATCGAGGCAAAACCGATTCTTCTAAACTTTGTTCCTGATGGAATTTACTATTGGTTGCTAAATGTTGAGTATGCTATAATTGATAAGTTAAATAGACCAAGAGAAATTGCAACTTTTCAAATAGATGTCGGCAATGCAAAAAGATTTGATATCTCCTATACCTCACAAGATGGAAGTAAGCTATACCCTGTTATTATTCACACAGCGTTAATTGGAACTATTGAGAGATATCTTTACACACTATTTGATAGTGCTGTTTTCGATGAGTATAAGGGAAAAAAGCCCATGCTTCCTGTATGGCTTTCACCGACGCAGGTTAGGATATTACCTATGTCTAGGGGATTTCTAAAGAAATCTGAGGAAATCATGCATGCTATTGAGAAAGTAGGTATAAGGGTTGATATTGATGATAGAGAAGAAACTCTGGAAAAAAGGGTAAGAGATGCAGAAGTCAAATGGATTCCTTACATAATTATCATTGGACAGAAAGAAATTGATAGCAATAAGCTCTCAGCAAGGGTGAGAATTAAGAAGAAAAGTGAGCAAATTGACACAAACGAACTTGTCAAACAAGTTAAAGCCGAAGTAGATGGCTATCCATTTAGAGATTTAACTATTCCGAGATTATTGAGTAAAAGACCCGGTTATAGATGAAATGGCTTAATGCATATCTAGAAATATTCTAAATATGAAAATTTTATATTTTAATAAGTGGAATAGAGCTATTCAACTATTGAGGGAAAATAAGATGGGCAAAGATCAACTTTATGGAGGATTAATACTAGTAGCATCACTTATAATTTCAATACTTTACATTGCAGCATTCTTCTCTAAATTCATTTCATCGATATTCCCAGCTTGGCCAGATTGGTTGAGTTGGTGGGCAGTAGCCATACCGGTCTTTCTCTTTGTGTTAGCAGCGCTTGTCATATGTATGTGGATTGGATGGACGATGCTAACAACTCCGCCACCAGCACCACTAGAAGACATTGAGGCCTAATCTAGATAATATGATTCAGAGATTTTGCTAGGATTTCAAATATTCTAGGATTACCTTCATTTATTTATTTTTGGAATTGTTAGATTACCGTAGGGAATTACTAGTCCTTTGTAGTTGCCTCCAATAAATCTCTTAGCCATTTTCAAAGCATCGTTAGCTGATTCTGCTGATTTAAATCCAAAAACATTTCTTACATAGTAATCTGGCATAACTGAAACCAGTATGATTTTAACTCTTTGATTTAGTTCACTAAGAAAGTGGGCTTTTTCATATCCTAATTTAAAATCCTTTTTTGCTTTTTTAAGAAAATCCGAATTTTTTAAATTTCTAGCCTTATGCATATAATCATAAAAAGCTGAGTTTCCATATCCGTCCATACATTCGGATACTAGAATCAAAACGCTTCCTTTCCTTATTATTTCATTAATATTGTACAGAACATCACACGCATCATACAGATTATTATCGAATAAACTCCCTCCAGGGCTGGTTACAATAACTTCCGTAGTCTTATCGATTTCAACTTTATACAGATTCTCGATGAATTTGGTTCTTTTTCTTAGTACCTCATTGGGTTTGCCTAAAAAGGCTTCAAATAAATTCATTTTTGTATCTAGAATGAGGTTTGCTGCATAATCCACTTTGGCTAGGTCCATAGCTTCCTTAGCATCTTCGTATGCAGGATTTCCTTTTAATTTACCAGGTCTAGAATCTGAATGTAGAGATAATTTAGCATTAAACAATGCTGTCTCAGTGCTTGAAAGACCTGGTAGAATTAAGGTTTCGACTCCAGAGTATCCAGACATGAAATGTGGGCGTACTTGACTTATACAAATCTTGAAACTCGAGTCCATGAATTTTTTAT harbors:
- a CDS encoding His/Gly/Thr/Pro-type tRNA ligase C-terminal domain-containing protein, which gives rise to IYNEIKKLGRDYVSIYNTTETFFNEHRDFFEELLKIEAKPILLNFVPDGIYYWLLNVEYAIIDKLNRPREIATFQIDVGNAKRFDISYTSQDGSKLYPVIIHTALIGTIERYLYTLFDSAVFDEYKGKKPMLPVWLSPTQVRILPMSRGFLKKSEEIMHAIEKVGIRVDIDDREETLEKRVRDAEVKWIPYIIIIGQKEIDSNKLSARVRIKKKSEQIDTNELVKQVKAEVDGYPFRDLTIPRLLSKRPGYR
- a CDS encoding lactate racemase domain-containing protein translates to MVEIWIPYGNTQVPMSIEIENLAAEVKPRNFRADDSDIESESTLENRKDLRKLSELIDQNDSIVICIENFSPLLFSLIPIIKEIGNFGIKQGNVTVLLANNANQKTSMDKSISLLLKEHDLGYISVLNHDPNSNELTEVGSTSHGNKICLNKKFMDSSFKICISQVRPHFMSGYSGVETLILPGLSSTETALFNAKLSLHSDSRPGKLKGNPAYEDAKEAMDLAKVDYAANLILDTKMNLFEAFLGKPNEVLRKRTKFIENLYKVEIDKTTEVIVTSPGGSLFDNNLYDACDVLYNINEIIRKGSVLILVSECMDGYGNSAFYDYMHKARNLKNSDFLKKAKKDFKLGYEKAHFLSELNQRVKIILVSVMPDYYVRNVFGFKSAESANDALKMAKRFIGGNYKGLVIPYGNLTIPKINK